A window from Mesorhizobium sp. WSM2240 encodes these proteins:
- a CDS encoding ABC transporter ATP-binding protein, producing the protein MSISDIIYRPFETLIRPLDIPPTPLPTSGPFALLLHFARMFRGVLVAVTLLMVAIEGINLATIWGISFIVDGVSAKGAAVFLQQDWPTLAVLGVLVFPVLPLLIFLGNTLNTQAVAVCMPAAMQWQGHKAVERQDLAFFHDLFAGQVASRISQVASAVQQQIVVSFYRIPLFLVQFVGSLVLLAALSWPLALPVFVWIAANIAIAVVAVPQFSERSRRTARSRSLIVGAMTDLYSNIQMVKLFAAEDSEAGAMRTVMENAIETQQRERRIHLTADSGVVLLNVVLSLSNFAIGFWGLVAGFVTIGQFVASIAIVQRLNANSRTFLQMGQQIFQAVGTIRDAMPVVTTPPTIKDAPDARPLAVTGGEVEFKNVRFEYRQGQEVIDGLSLRVNAGEKVGLVGLSGTGKSTLVSLLLRFFDLKGGAIRIDGQDIRGVTQASLRESIGVVTQDVSLLHRSVGDNIRYGRPAASRDEIEHAAMLAEADGFIADLRDSEGRTGYDAFVGDRGVKLSGGQRQRVAIARVLLKDAPILVLDEATSALDSEAEAAVQDKLALLMEGKTVIAIAHRLSTIASMDRIVVLDEGRIVEEGTPSALLERDGLYARLWKRQTGGYIADAIEEI; encoded by the coding sequence GTTCCGCGGCGTCCTCGTGGCCGTTACCCTTCTCATGGTGGCGATCGAGGGGATCAACCTCGCGACGATCTGGGGCATTTCTTTCATCGTGGATGGGGTGAGCGCGAAGGGTGCGGCGGTTTTCCTTCAGCAGGACTGGCCGACATTGGCCGTCCTCGGCGTGCTGGTATTCCCCGTATTGCCGCTGCTCATCTTCCTCGGCAACACGTTGAACACGCAGGCGGTAGCCGTGTGCATGCCGGCGGCGATGCAGTGGCAGGGCCACAAGGCGGTGGAGCGCCAGGATCTTGCCTTCTTCCACGATCTCTTCGCCGGACAGGTTGCATCGCGCATTTCGCAAGTGGCGTCCGCCGTGCAGCAACAGATCGTCGTATCCTTCTACAGGATACCGCTTTTTCTCGTTCAGTTCGTCGGCTCGCTCGTTCTGCTTGCCGCGTTGTCTTGGCCGCTGGCGCTTCCCGTCTTCGTCTGGATCGCAGCCAACATCGCCATCGCGGTGGTGGCGGTGCCGCAGTTTTCCGAGCGTTCGCGCCGCACCGCACGATCACGGAGCCTCATCGTCGGCGCCATGACCGACCTCTACAGCAATATCCAGATGGTCAAGCTGTTTGCGGCGGAAGACAGCGAGGCGGGCGCGATGCGCACCGTCATGGAAAACGCCATCGAGACCCAGCAGCGTGAAAGGCGCATCCACCTGACGGCCGACAGCGGTGTAGTCCTGCTAAACGTTGTCCTTTCGCTAAGCAACTTCGCCATAGGGTTCTGGGGGCTTGTCGCCGGCTTCGTAACCATCGGCCAGTTCGTCGCCTCGATCGCGATCGTCCAGCGGCTCAATGCCAACTCCCGAACTTTTCTGCAGATGGGCCAGCAGATATTCCAGGCGGTGGGCACGATCCGCGACGCGATGCCGGTCGTGACCACGCCGCCGACCATAAAAGATGCGCCGGATGCCCGGCCGCTTGCCGTCACTGGCGGCGAAGTCGAGTTCAAGAATGTTCGGTTCGAATACCGGCAGGGGCAAGAGGTGATCGACGGTCTGTCGCTCAGAGTGAACGCCGGCGAGAAGGTCGGGCTCGTCGGCCTGTCCGGCACCGGCAAGTCGACCCTGGTCAGCCTGCTGCTCCGGTTTTTCGACCTGAAAGGCGGCGCGATCCGCATCGACGGCCAGGACATCCGCGGCGTGACCCAGGCAAGTCTGCGGGAGAGTATCGGCGTCGTTACCCAGGATGTCTCGCTGCTGCATCGCTCCGTCGGCGACAACATCCGCTACGGCCGACCCGCCGCCTCGCGGGACGAGATTGAGCATGCCGCAATGCTGGCCGAGGCTGACGGCTTCATCGCCGATCTCAGGGATAGCGAAGGCCGCACCGGCTACGACGCCTTCGTCGGGGACCGCGGGGTGAAGCTTTCCGGCGGTCAGCGCCAGCGCGTTGCGATCGCCAGGGTGTTGCTCAAGGATGCGCCGATCCTCGTTCTTGATGAGGCCACCTCCGCACTGGACAGCGAAGCCGAGGCGGCGGTCCAGGACAAACTCGCGCTCCTGATGGAGGGCAAGACTGTGATTGCCATCGCCCATCGCCTGTCGACGATTGCCAGCATGGACCGGATCGTCGTGCTCGACGAAGGCCGCATCGTCGAGGAGGGAACGCCATCGGCCTTGCTCGAACGCGACGGGCTTTATGCGCGGCTATGGAAGCGGCAAACCGGCGGCTACATTGCCGACGCCATCGAGGAGATATGA
- the prfA gene encoding peptide chain release factor 1 translates to MISLPRDRMDQVVKRFEMLEAQMSAGPDADAYVKMASEYSDMQDMVAKIRELRASEQEEADLQAMLADRGTDAEMRELAETELPAVEERIEALQKDIQILLLPRDAADEKNAILEIRAGTGGDEAALFAGDLFRMYERYAAARGWKMEVASASEGEVGGYKEIIATVSGRGVFAHLKFESGVHRVQRVPETEGGGRIHTSAATVAVLPEAEEVDIEIRTEDIRIDTMRASGSGGQHVNTTDSAVRITHLPTGIMVVQAEKSQHQNRARAMQILRARLFDLERSRADSERSESRRLQVGSGDRSERIRTYNFPQGRVTDHRINLTLYKLDRVMMGELDELISALISDHQSKLLADIGLDG, encoded by the coding sequence ATGATTTCCCTGCCCCGCGACCGCATGGATCAAGTCGTCAAGCGTTTCGAAATGCTCGAAGCGCAGATGTCGGCTGGGCCGGATGCCGACGCCTATGTGAAGATGGCTTCGGAATATTCCGACATGCAGGATATGGTGGCGAAGATCCGCGAGCTGCGCGCCTCAGAGCAGGAGGAGGCCGACCTCCAGGCAATGCTGGCCGACAGGGGTACGGATGCCGAGATGCGGGAACTCGCCGAGACCGAACTGCCGGCGGTCGAGGAGCGCATCGAGGCGCTGCAGAAGGACATCCAGATACTGCTCCTGCCCAGGGATGCAGCCGACGAAAAGAACGCCATCCTCGAAATCCGCGCCGGAACCGGCGGCGACGAAGCGGCGCTTTTCGCCGGCGACCTGTTCCGCATGTATGAGCGCTATGCCGCCGCGCGCGGCTGGAAGATGGAAGTCGCGTCGGCCAGCGAAGGCGAGGTCGGCGGCTACAAGGAAATCATCGCCACCGTGTCGGGAAGGGGCGTGTTCGCGCATCTGAAGTTCGAATCGGGCGTGCATCGGGTCCAGCGCGTGCCGGAGACCGAAGGCGGCGGGCGCATCCACACGTCGGCCGCGACGGTCGCGGTACTGCCCGAGGCAGAGGAAGTCGACATCGAGATCCGCACCGAGGACATTCGTATCGACACGATGCGTGCGTCGGGCTCGGGCGGCCAGCATGTCAACACCACCGATTCGGCGGTGCGCATCACGCATCTGCCGACCGGCATCATGGTGGTCCAGGCCGAGAAGTCGCAGCACCAGAACCGCGCGCGCGCCATGCAGATCCTGCGGGCGCGGCTGTTCGACCTGGAGCGTTCGCGAGCCGACAGCGAGCGGTCCGAGAGCCGCCGCCTGCAGGTCGGCTCCGGCGACCGCTCCGAGCGCATCCGGACCTACAATTTCCCGCAAGGGCGGGTCACCGACCACCGCATCAACCTCACGCTCTATAAGCTCGACCGGGTGATGATGGGCGAACTCGACGAACTCATTTCGGCGCTGATCTCCGACCACCAGTCGAAGCTGCTCGCCGACATCGGGCTGGATGGCTGA